A single genomic interval of halophilic archaeon DL31 harbors:
- a CDS encoding hypothetical protein (KEGG: htu:Htur_3391 hypothetical protein) codes for MDIEPTETTERTVTASLFSQRSVETVDCGSVEEAIAAVKASSAEETKILLNDEVVYHSETNGDIETWEREFTRQKRKRTLEETAWDCANGATYCYEDDRCIDCQIDRAAGRVE; via the coding sequence ATGGATATCGAGCCAACCGAGACGACCGAGCGGACGGTGACGGCCAGCCTGTTCTCGCAGCGCTCCGTCGAGACCGTCGACTGCGGGTCCGTTGAGGAGGCCATCGCGGCAGTGAAAGCGAGCAGCGCTGAGGAGACCAAAATCCTGCTGAACGACGAGGTGGTGTATCACTCTGAGACCAACGGCGATATCGAGACGTGGGAACGGGAGTTCACGCGCCAGAAGCGCAAGCGCACCCTTGAGGAGACGGCCTGGGACTGCGCCAACGGCGCAACGTACTGCTACGAGGACGACCGCTGTATCGACTGCCAGATCGATCGCGCAGCCGGCCGGGTTGAATAA
- a CDS encoding protein of unknown function DUF1611 (PFAM: Protein of unknown function DUF1611~KEGG: hvo:HVO_2639 hypothetical protein): MSQRRIAVLAHEKFPGGAKTALGVMRYSDDETVAVIDRDTAGDRVADHETTVPDAPIVDSFDAVEGAVDALLIGIAPIGGGFDDSWRSDVVAALEQGVDVVAGLHYFLSEDEEFAALAAEHGAELHDVRKPHPGIGVAEGRSADIDAEVVLTVGTDCSVGKMTATCELVDTAQKMGIDAGFIPTGQTGIMIAGWGNPVDRVVSDFTAGAVEEMLLEKGDEYDVLFVEGQGSIIHPAYSAVTCGILHGAMADKLVLCHEAGREVVHGYEETVLPPVSEYVDLYESLAAPVHETEVVGGAINTSQIETDDSATAAVEEYADEIGGTATDPIRFGCEELVEELVGEFK; the protein is encoded by the coding sequence ATGAGCCAGAGACGGATTGCCGTACTCGCCCACGAGAAGTTCCCCGGCGGTGCGAAAACCGCACTCGGTGTGATGCGCTACAGCGACGACGAGACTGTCGCCGTCATCGACCGAGACACCGCTGGTGACCGCGTCGCCGACCACGAGACGACCGTTCCCGACGCGCCAATCGTCGACTCCTTCGACGCAGTCGAGGGAGCGGTGGATGCGCTGCTCATCGGTATCGCTCCCATCGGCGGCGGGTTCGACGATTCCTGGCGGTCGGACGTGGTCGCAGCCCTCGAACAGGGCGTCGACGTGGTCGCCGGGCTCCATTACTTCCTGAGCGAGGACGAGGAGTTCGCCGCACTCGCCGCAGAACACGGTGCCGAGCTCCACGACGTGCGCAAACCCCACCCGGGAATCGGCGTCGCCGAGGGGAGATCCGCCGATATCGACGCTGAAGTGGTTCTCACCGTCGGGACGGACTGTTCGGTCGGGAAGATGACCGCCACCTGCGAACTGGTCGACACCGCCCAAAAGATGGGTATCGACGCGGGATTTATCCCCACCGGCCAGACTGGCATCATGATCGCCGGCTGGGGAAACCCCGTCGACCGCGTGGTTTCTGACTTCACCGCCGGCGCCGTCGAGGAGATGCTGCTGGAGAAAGGCGACGAGTACGACGTGCTGTTTGTCGAGGGACAAGGCAGCATCATCCACCCCGCCTACTCCGCGGTGACCTGTGGCATCCTCCACGGCGCGATGGCCGACAAACTGGTGCTCTGTCACGAGGCCGGCCGCGAGGTGGTCCACGGCTATGAGGAGACGGTGCTCCCGCCAGTTTCGGAGTACGTCGACCTGTACGAGTCACTCGCGGCGCCCGTTCACGAGACCGAAGTCGTTGGCGGCGCCATCAACACCAGCCAGATCGAGACCGACGACAGCGCTACCGCAGCCGTCGAGGAGTACGCCGACGAGATTGGCGGAACTGCAACCGACCCCATCCGCTTTGGCTGCGAGGAACTGGTCGAGGAGCTCGTAGGGGAGTTCAAATGA
- a CDS encoding Mandelate racemase/muconate lactonizing protein (PFAM: Mandelate racemase/muconate lactonizing enzyme, C-terminal; Mandelate racemase/muconate lactonizing enzyme, N-terminal~KEGG: hbo:Hbor_09370 enolase superfamily enzyme related to L-alanine-dl-glutamate epimerase) produces the protein MSLTTEFERVELPLANAFTISRGTTETAENVVVKITDEGGMTGIGGAAPSAHYGETAATVEAVLPDLLAVVEEVGDPHVLTEIEARMKHVVERNPAARCAVSIALHDLVAKRTGLPLARYWGLNPEETPESSFTIGLDTTPKVKEKTADAIEAGYSTLKIKLGTDRDMELIEAIREEAPDATLRVDANEAWTPRETVENSRWLAEYDVEFIEQPVPAEDPAGLKFAYERSELPIAADESCITLADIPEIADKCDIANLKLMKCGGLLEAKRMVHAARAHGLEVMLGCMVESNASIAAAAQLGPLLDYADIDGSLLLAEDPYEGVDLSEGVIHLADLDRPGTGARPAE, from the coding sequence ATGAGTCTCACCACCGAGTTCGAGCGGGTCGAACTCCCGCTCGCAAACGCGTTCACCATCTCGCGTGGAACCACCGAGACGGCCGAGAACGTCGTTGTCAAAATTACCGACGAGGGCGGGATGACCGGTATCGGTGGCGCTGCCCCGTCCGCGCACTACGGCGAGACGGCTGCGACTGTCGAGGCAGTCCTGCCTGACCTGCTGGCGGTCGTCGAGGAGGTGGGTGACCCACACGTGCTGACGGAAATCGAGGCGCGGATGAAACACGTCGTCGAGCGCAACCCCGCCGCGCGGTGTGCGGTCTCGATTGCGCTCCACGATCTTGTGGCCAAGCGCACGGGGCTGCCGCTCGCCCGCTACTGGGGCCTCAATCCCGAGGAGACGCCAGAGAGCTCGTTCACCATCGGGCTCGACACCACGCCGAAGGTCAAGGAGAAAACCGCCGACGCCATCGAGGCGGGCTACTCGACGCTCAAAATCAAGCTGGGAACGGACCGCGATATGGAACTCATCGAGGCCATCCGGGAGGAGGCGCCTGATGCGACGCTCCGAGTCGACGCCAACGAGGCCTGGACGCCACGAGAGACAGTCGAGAACTCACGCTGGCTGGCCGAGTATGACGTTGAGTTCATCGAGCAGCCGGTCCCTGCCGAGGACCCGGCAGGACTCAAGTTCGCCTACGAGCGCAGCGAACTCCCCATCGCCGCCGACGAGTCCTGTATCACACTCGCGGACATCCCCGAAATCGCGGACAAGTGCGATATCGCGAATCTGAAACTGATGAAGTGTGGCGGCCTGCTCGAGGCCAAACGGATGGTCCACGCGGCCCGGGCACACGGCCTCGAAGTAATGCTCGGCTGTATGGTTGAGAGCAACGCGAGCATCGCCGCCGCCGCGCAGCTCGGCCCGCTGCTCGACTACGCGGACATCGACGGCTCCCTGCTGCTCGCAGAGGACCCCTACGAGGGTGTCGACCTCTCGGAGGGTGTGATTCACTTGGCGGATCTCGACCGCCCCGGAACGGGCGCGCGGCCGGCGGAGTAG
- a CDS encoding hypothetical protein (KEGG: hut:Huta_2361 hypothetical protein), translating into MSDDGPSDTMRERAAGSTAKLWLLLRADRRLFALGVVAFLFVGVVAGGLLHPTPVQLLITDGDPMDTLAQALVTSTITGVTLVLTLSQLVLSQEQGAVGDQRGRMEDAMTFRTDVAALLQRDVSPAEPSSFLGALIGATERRADELEDAVDTSADAAVVDRVTTLVDRIRENGEQARAGLDGATFGEFEVIQSALDYNYSWKLYAARRLRATHEDDLNETALDALDSLVETLELFGPAREHFKTLYFQWELTSLSRLILWVSLPSLLVSMWALLFFDANAVPGTLLGIPYSLLQVAAVVALSLLPFAVLLAYILRIVTVTKRTLSIGPFILRETDRDVELDW; encoded by the coding sequence GTGAGCGACGACGGCCCGAGCGACACGATGCGAGAACGGGCCGCCGGCAGCACCGCGAAACTCTGGCTGTTGCTCCGGGCGGACCGCCGGCTATTCGCACTGGGCGTCGTCGCCTTCCTTTTCGTCGGCGTCGTCGCCGGCGGCCTGCTCCACCCGACGCCCGTCCAGCTACTCATCACCGACGGCGACCCGATGGATACCCTCGCCCAAGCGCTCGTCACCTCGACGATCACCGGGGTGACGCTGGTGCTCACACTTTCGCAGTTGGTGCTCTCTCAGGAACAGGGTGCCGTCGGCGACCAGCGCGGCCGGATGGAAGACGCGATGACGTTCCGTACGGACGTGGCAGCGCTGCTCCAACGCGATGTCAGCCCCGCCGAACCGTCGTCGTTTCTTGGGGCGCTCATCGGAGCGACCGAGCGCCGCGCCGACGAACTCGAGGACGCCGTCGACACTAGTGCGGACGCCGCCGTCGTCGACCGGGTAACGACGTTGGTCGACCGCATCCGCGAGAACGGCGAGCAGGCGCGTGCGGGGCTCGATGGCGCCACATTCGGGGAGTTCGAGGTTATCCAGTCGGCACTCGACTACAACTACTCGTGGAAGCTCTATGCGGCCCGTCGGCTGCGGGCGACCCACGAGGACGACCTGAACGAGACGGCCCTCGACGCGCTGGACTCGCTGGTTGAAACACTCGAACTGTTCGGCCCGGCTCGCGAGCACTTCAAGACGCTTTACTTCCAGTGGGAGCTCACGTCCCTCTCTCGGCTCATCCTCTGGGTGTCGCTTCCCTCGCTGCTGGTGTCGATGTGGGCGCTGCTGTTCTTCGACGCGAACGCGGTTCCAGGGACACTGCTCGGCATCCCCTACTCGCTGCTGCAGGTCGCCGCCGTCGTCGCGCTCTCCTTGCTGCCGTTCGCGGTGTTGCTCGCGTACATCCTGCGCATCGTCACCGTCACCAAACGCACACTCTCCATCGGCCCGTTCATCCTCAGAGAAACCGACCGGGACGTGGAGCTCGACTGGTGA
- a CDS encoding phage shock protein A, PspA (PFAM: PspA/IM30~KEGG: hwa:HQ3029A stress response protein): MGILSRASYVIRSKLNSVLNRAEDPNETLDYSYEQMRDRLQEVKQGIADLTTQKKRLEIQKRRLEENVEKHNEQAREAVRQDRDDLARQALEKKKSKMNEIEGLEEQIAELQESQNRLVERKNELQSRIEEFRTKKETMKARHRAAEAETKVAEAMTGAGDEMADVGRAIERAEERTTDMEARAEAMDELQESGAFEDALSDEDSIDRELASGRTESEVESELATLKGEMGGETESDPETESESTDDEVGAELEELRDDE; this comes from the coding sequence ATGGGAATCCTCTCGCGTGCCTCCTACGTCATCCGGTCGAAGCTCAACTCGGTGCTCAACCGTGCCGAGGACCCCAACGAGACGCTCGATTACTCCTACGAGCAGATGCGTGACCGCCTCCAAGAGGTCAAGCAGGGTATCGCCGACCTGACGACCCAGAAGAAGCGCTTAGAGATTCAGAAGCGCCGGCTGGAGGAGAACGTCGAGAAACACAACGAACAGGCCCGTGAGGCCGTCCGGCAAGACCGCGACGACCTGGCCCGGCAGGCTCTCGAGAAGAAAAAATCCAAGATGAACGAGATCGAGGGCCTCGAAGAGCAGATTGCAGAACTCCAGGAGAGTCAGAACCGGCTGGTCGAACGCAAGAACGAACTCCAGAGCCGTATCGAGGAGTTCCGCACGAAAAAGGAGACGATGAAGGCTCGCCACCGGGCCGCCGAGGCTGAGACGAAGGTGGCCGAGGCGATGACTGGCGCCGGCGACGAGATGGCCGACGTGGGCCGGGCTATCGAGCGCGCCGAGGAGCGAACCACAGATATGGAGGCTCGCGCAGAAGCGATGGACGAACTCCAAGAGAGCGGCGCCTTCGAGGATGCGCTGTCCGACGAGGACTCCATCGACCGCGAACTCGCCTCCGGCCGAACCGAGAGCGAGGTCGAGTCCGAACTCGCGACCCTGAAAGGCGAAATGGGCGGGGAGACGGAGTCGGACCCTGAAACGGAGTCCGAATCAACCGACGACGAGGTCGGAGCGGAACTCGAGGAACTCAGGGACGACGAGTGA
- a CDS encoding hypothetical protein (KEGG: hla:Hlac_2000 hypothetical protein) — MSDPIVVPSARDVRASLDSGAEDATELPAGNGQPAADACVVACPPHPQQRGHRGDQRLVAISDHLTENGIDCLRFDYGDWEEGYGELGDAYAALAWAEDRYDRVAITGFSFGACISLLAAGGTGVDGTPKAAPAIEAVAALAPPSRLNEELVVLPSMERVAVPAQVVYGVRDETADWEPVVEKANELGWAVEAISADHFFVGRQAVVGETVGRFLLENL, encoded by the coding sequence ATGAGCGACCCCATCGTCGTCCCGAGCGCACGGGACGTACGGGCGAGCCTCGATAGCGGCGCTGAGGACGCAACAGAACTGCCGGCTGGTAACGGCCAACCGGCTGCGGACGCCTGTGTCGTCGCCTGCCCGCCCCATCCCCAGCAGCGCGGCCACCGCGGCGACCAACGGCTGGTCGCCATCAGCGACCACCTAACCGAGAACGGTATCGACTGCCTGCGGTTCGACTACGGCGACTGGGAGGAGGGGTACGGCGAACTCGGCGATGCCTACGCCGCGCTCGCGTGGGCCGAGGATCGCTACGACCGCGTCGCCATCACTGGATTCAGCTTCGGCGCCTGTATCAGCCTGCTCGCTGCCGGCGGCACGGGCGTCGACGGCACGCCCAAGGCAGCCCCGGCTATCGAGGCTGTTGCCGCACTCGCCCCACCCTCGCGGTTGAACGAGGAGCTCGTTGTGCTCCCGTCGATGGAGCGCGTGGCGGTGCCCGCACAGGTGGTGTACGGTGTCCGCGACGAGACTGCCGACTGGGAGCCGGTGGTCGAGAAGGCGAACGAACTCGGCTGGGCGGTCGAAGCGATCTCGGCTGACCACTTCTTCGTTGGTCGACAGGCCGTAGTCGGGGAAACGGTTGGACGGTTCTTGCTCGAGAACCTATGA
- a CDS encoding hypothetical protein (KEGG: hbo:Hbor_09420 hypothetical protein), giving the protein MLLAFLLGAGVQFAWRGSPSGLALPDLLTALLAGLFAVVLLQFLVGNVWGYAVEYTNAGGSWTDGPFLVPFVVGLLVAVAVLLVNPGMTTGPVVAAVLWSGFWAFVLAAVVVAVVVRFYVGYNDGRS; this is encoded by the coding sequence ATGCTGCTTGCCTTCCTACTCGGTGCCGGCGTCCAGTTCGCATGGCGCGGCAGCCCCAGCGGCCTCGCCCTGCCGGACCTGCTGACCGCGCTGCTGGCGGGGCTGTTCGCGGTCGTCCTGCTCCAGTTCCTCGTCGGCAACGTCTGGGGCTACGCGGTCGAATACACCAACGCCGGCGGCTCGTGGACCGACGGGCCGTTTTTGGTCCCATTCGTCGTCGGCCTCCTGGTGGCTGTCGCTGTATTGTTGGTCAATCCTGGGATGACGACCGGCCCGGTCGTCGCCGCGGTGCTCTGGTCTGGATTCTGGGCGTTCGTTCTCGCGGCGGTTGTCGTCGCCGTTGTCGTGCGGTTTTACGTCGGCTACAACGATGGTCGCTCATAG